Genomic segment of Helicobacter enhydrae:
GTCTATACACTCAATAAGGCAGTGATGCTCAAACATTACAAGAGCTTATCTAAATAAATAAGCCAAACGGTCTATTAGTATTGGTCAGCTAAATGTATTACTACACTTACACATCCAACCTATCAAGCAAGTAGTCTTCTTGCGACCTTCAGGGAAAGTTTATCTTAGAGTTGGCTTCCCGCTTAGATGCTTTCAGCGGTTATCACATCCGTGCGTAGCTACCCAGCGATGCCCTTGGCAGAACAACTGGTACACTAGTGGCACGTCCATCCCGGTCCTCTCGTACTAGGGACAGCTCTCCTCAACTTTCCTACGCCCACGGCAGATAGGGACCGAACTGTCTCACGACGTTCTGAACCCAGCTCGCGTACCGCTTTAAATGGCGAACAGCCATACCCTTGGGACCTGCTCCAGCCCCAGGATGCGATGAGCCGACATCGAGGTGCCAAACCTCCCCGTCGATGTGAGCTCTTGGGGGAGATCAGCCTGTTATCCCCGGGGTACCTTTTATCCTTTGAGCGATGACCCTTCCACACAGAATCACCGGATCACTATGACCGACTTTCGTCTCTGCTTGACTTGTTTGTCTTACAGTCAGGCTGGCTTATGCCATTACACTCAACTTGCGATTTCCAACCGCAATGAGCCAACCTTTGCAAGCCTCCGTTACTTTTTAGGAGGCGACCGCCCCAGTCAAACTACCCACCAGACATTGTCCTGCTTATGGATAACATAAGCCAGTTAGCAGACAGAAACATTAAGGGTGGTATCTCAAGGATGGCTCCATCTCCACCGGAGTGAAGATTTCAAAGCCTCCCACCTATCCTGCGCATAATGCTCCCATCGGCAGTGTCAAGCTGTAGTAAAGGTCCACGGGGTCTTTCCGTCTTGCCGCGGGTAGGAGGAATTTTCACCTCCACTACAATTTCACTGAATCCCTGGTTGAGACAGCTCCCATCTCGTTACGCCATTCATGCAGGTCGGTATTTAACCGACAAGGAATTTCGCTACCTTAGGACCGTTATAGTTACGGCCGCCGTTTACTCGGGCTTCAATTCAAAGCTTCACCTTGCGGCTGACTAATCCTCTTAACCTTCGAGCACCGGGCAGGCGTCACACCTTATACTTCCTCTTACGAGTTTGCAAAGTGCTGTGTTTTTGGTAAACAGTCGGGAGGGACTCTTTGCTGAGACCACATTGCTGTGGCACACCTTATCGCGAACTTACGGTGCTAGTTTGCAGAGTTCCTTAACCAGAGTTCTTTCACGCGCCTTAGAATACTCATCTCATCTACCTGTGTCGGTTTGCGGTACGGGCAACATTAGCTAAACTTAGAAGCTTTTCTTGGCACGACGGTATCAGTGATTCTCTCTTCCATCCGAAGACTTCAAAGAGCCTGTCAGGTTTGTGATACAGGAGCGGATTTGCCAATCTCCCAACTTACACCTTTCGACCAACTATTCCATCAGTTGGCTCACCTAACCCTATGCGTCCCTCCATCGCACACTAATGTTGGTATAGGAATATTAACCTATTTGCCATCGCCTACCCCTTTCGGACTCGGCTTAGGACCCGACTAACCCTACGATGACGAGCATCGCGTAGGAAACCTTAGACTTACGGCGAATATGATTCTCACATATTTTATCGCTACTCATTCCTGCATGCTCACTTCGCATCGCTCCAGCACTCCTTACCGGTATACCTTCAACGCTGATACGAACGCTCTTCTACCACTTGCACACAAGGTGCAAATCTACAACTTCGGTGTCTATCTTAGCCCCGTTATATTTTCTGCGCAAAATCACTAGACCAGTGAGCTGTTACGCTTTCTTTAAAGGATGGCTGCTTCTAAGCCAACCTCCTGGTTGTCTGAGTAACTTCACATCATTTTCCACTTAGAATAGAACTTGGGGACCTTAGTTGGTAGTCTGGGTTGTTCCCCTCTTGACGATTGATTTTATCACCCACCGCCTGACTCCCAAGATAGGGTAATAGGTATTCGAAGTTTGACAGGGTTTGGTACCGCGGTGAGCAGCCCTAGCCCAATCAGAGCTCTACCCCCTATTACTATTACTTGAGGCTATACCTAAATATATTTCGAAGAGAACCAGCTATCACTGAGTTTGTTTGGCCTTTCACCCCTATCCACAGCTCATCCCAACCCGTTTCAATGGGTACGAGTTCAGTCCTCCATAAGCTATTACACTTACTTCAACTTGGCCATGGATAGATCACTCAGCTTCGGGTCTGCAGCATCTGACTAAACGCCCTTTCAGACTCGCTTTCGCTACGGCTTCGCGTTTGCTTAACCTCGCCAGATACCACAACTCGCAGGATCATTATGCAAAAGGCAGTCCGTCACCCTGATAAATCATAGGGCTCCGAATGATTGTAGGCAGATGGTTTCAGGTTCTATTTCACTCCGCTCACTGCGGTTCTTTTCACCTTTCCCTCACGGTACTTGTGCACTATCGGTCAAAGAGTAGTATTTAGGGTTGGAGAGTGGTCTCCCCGGCTTCAGCCCGGATTTCTCGTGTCCTGGCCTACTCTGGATCCTGCTACCTAGCAATCACTTTTCATATACGGGGCTATCACCCTCTGTGGCTAACTTTTCCAAGTTATTCTACTAAATGATTGCAGTGGATATTGCAGTCCTCAACCCCAAGTGCAAGCACTTGGTTTGCCCTCTTCCCCGTTCGCTCGCCGCTACTAAGAGAATCTCTATTGATTTCTTTTCCTCTAGGTACTGAGATGTTTCACTTCCCTAGGTTCGCTCCATTTAAGGTAATACATATCTCTATGTATTGGGTTGCCCCATTCGGAAATCTACGGATCAAAGCTTCTTGACAGCTCCCCGTAGCTTATCGCAGTCTAGTACGTCCTTCATCGCCTCTCTTTGCCAAGGCATCCACCATCTGCCCTTAAAAGCTTATTTATTGCTTTTAAAGTATTGATAAAACTGCTTGTAATGAATGATTCTAAGTCATCACTGCCTTATTGAATGTATTGCTACACTCTTTTAAAGCAGAGTTATTGTAGTCTTATTACTATAGGCTATTAACAATGATAAATCAAATAACGCTTAGACAAAAGTCTAATCTAAACCTTTGATAAAGACTTAGATTAGACTTTGAAATCTTGGTGGAGAATAGCGGGATCGAACCGCTGACCTCCTGCGTGCAAAGCAGGCGCTCTCCCAGCTGAGCTAATTCCCCTTATGGTGGGCTTAGGAGGACTCGAACCTCCGACCTCACCCTTATCAGGGGTGCGCTCTAACCACCTGAGCTATAAGCCCCAATGCACCAAAGATAAATAATCTCTGAAAACTAAGCAAAAGAAGTCAAGTTGAAGCAAAGCAAATGAATGCTTGCTTATCTCTCTTGAAAGGAGGTGATCCAACCGCAGGTTCACCTACGGTTACCTTGTTACGACTTCACCCCAGTCGCTGCATCCGCCGTGGACGGTAGCCAGTTTAGCATCCCGGCTTAAGGCGAATACAACTCCCATGGTGTGACGGGCGGTGAGTACAAGACCCGGGAACGTATTCACCGTGACATGGCTGATTCACGATTACTAGCGATTCCAGCTTCATGTAGTCGAGTTGCAGACTACAATCCGAACTGAGAGATGTTTTTGAGATTTGCTCCACCTCGCGGTATTGCGTCTCTTTGTGCATCCCATTGTAGCACGTGTGTAGCCCTAGGCGTAAGGGCCATGATGACTTGACGTCGTCCTCACCTTCCTCCTCCTTACGAAGGCAGTCTCCTTAGAGTGCTCAGCCGAACTGCTAGCAACTAAGGACGAGGGTTGCGCTCGTTGCGGGACTTAACCCAACATCTCACGACACGAGCTGACGACAGCCGTGCAGCACCTGTTTTCAAGCTCCACAGAAGTGGCACTCCGCTATCTCTAGCAGATTCTATCAATGTCAAGCCTAGGTAAGGTTCTTCGCGTATCTTCGAATTAAACCACATGCTCCACCGCTTGTGCGGGTCCCCGTCTATTCCTTTGAGTTTTAATCTTGCGACCGTACTCCCCAGGCGGAATGCTTAATGCGTTAGCTGCATTACTGCCCTGACAAGCAGGGCAACAACTAGCATTCATCGTTTAGGGCGTGGACTACCAGGGTATCTAATCCTGTTTGCTCCCCACGCTTTCGCGCATCAGCGTCAGTTATGTTCCAGCAGGTCGCCTTCGCAATGAGTATTCCTCTTGATCTCTACGGATTTTACCCCTACACCAAGAATTCCACCTACCTCTCCCATACTCTAGAAAAGTAGTTTCAAATGCAGTTCTATAGTTAAGCCATAGGATTTCACATCTGACTTACTTTCCCGCCTACGCGCTCTTTACGCCCAGTGATTCCGAGTAACGCTTGCACCCTCCGTATTACCGCGGCTGCTGGCACGGAGTTAGCCGGTGCTTATTCGTTAGATACCGTCATAATCTTCTCTAACAAAAGGAGTTTACAATCCTAAAACCTTCATCCTCCACGCGGCGTTGCTGCTTCAGGCTTTCGCCCATTGAGCAATATTCCCTACTGCTGCCTCCCGTAGGAGTCTGGACCGTGTCTCAGTTCCAGTGTGTCCGTTCACCCTCTCAGGCCGGATACCCGTCATAGCCTTGGTGAGCCATTACCTCACCAACAAGCTGATAGGACATAGGCTGATCCTTTAGCGAAAAACTTTCCCCCGTAGGGAGTATCCAGTATTAATCACCGTTTCCAGTGGCTATCCTAGACTAAAGGGCACATAACCTATGCATTACTCACCCGTGCGCCACTAATCCACTTCTAGCAAGCTAGAAGCTTCATCGTTCGACTTGCATGTATTAGGCACGCCGCCAGCGTTCACTCTGAGCCAGGATCAAACTCTCCATAAAAAATGGAAGTTTGAGCCAAAGAATGAATCAGTGGCTAAACTCTCCATAAAAGTGTTTGTCCCAAAACTCTGTGTATCACAAGTTATAACTTCAATATAGAAAAATCTATACGGGTTATAAGAGTTGTAATGACATCAGAATATTAAGTCTTATTTTTTAAAGTCTTTGTTTGACTTGTAAAGGTTAATACTTAACATTCTTTTGCTTAGTTGTCAAAGATCATTATCTTATTTCAATATCTCAAAAAGACAAAGCTATAAAATAGAACAACCAAATCAATGTTTCAAAACATTTCTAAATGACTAAATTAAAACAATAGTTTTTTGAATCATAAAAATTAAAAAACAAAGCCAAAATCTAGGAGATAAAAAGTGTCTCACTGATTGGGAAGTGCAATCATACAAACAATAAACTTAAAATCTGCTGAAGTTTTTGAAAAAGGGGGGGAATTTATTTGAAATAAGAAAAGATATTGTGCCAAACAGCATCTTAAAGAAACTGCCTAGCATATTGTTCGCCAATTTCAAATGCTTTGATATTGAGATCTAATACTTTTTTGGGAACTTTGGATTTCATAACCTCAAAAACCACATCACGCTCAATCGCATTTGATAATTCTACACTGACACCCAACGCAACAACAGATTGCGTCACTACATTTCCAATCTCATTTTTGGCAATCGAAATAATAGGAATCTCAATAATTTTAAAATGGCTCTTATCCTCTTGGCTTGGTGTAACAAGATTGGAATCTACAACAATGATCCCACCTTTTTTGATTCCAGTTTTGAACTGATTGTAACTCACTTGAGCGGTAGAAAGCATAAAGTCAATACTTCCCTCCGTTGCATAAGGATAAAAAATCGGTTCTTCATCAAGCAAAATATCTACTTTTGTCGGACCACCACGCACTTGGCTTGTGTAACTTGCAGCTTTAATGGCATAGCCACCATTGCACATTTTTGCCTCAGCCAATATTTCTCCAGCTAACAACACCCCCTGTCCTCCAACTCCACTAAAACGCAACTGCTTTCTCATTTTTTCTCTCCCCGTGCCATCAAACGCACTTGCTCATAAGCTTCGCAATATTCTTGAGCTTCCCTCTGATACAAAATACCGCTAGGAAATTTTCCAACTTTCTCTTCGTCACTCAACATTTCAAATTTTGCCTTTGGAATACTAAGAGAATCAATCCACTTGAGGCAATCCACAGCCTCGCCCATTTTGTTTTTGCGACCCAAATTAATATGGCAATTGCTAAACACCTCAACAAAGCTAAATCCCTTGTGAGCAAAACTTTGGCTTAAGGTTTTTTGCATTTTCTTGGGCTCCAACACGCTTTCTCGTGCTACAAATGTCGCTCCCGCAGATTGTGCCAAAGAACAGGCATCAAAGTTTGGATCGATATTTCCATATTGAGCGGTTACAGTCCAAAACCCTTGTGGAGTTGTGGGGGAAGTTTGAGAATTAGTCAAACCATAAATAAAGTTATTCACCAAAACAAGATTAAGATCGATATTGCGACGACAGGCGTGTATCGTATGGTTTCCTCCGATAGCCAATGCATCCCCATCTCCACACACAACGATCACCTTTTTGTCAGGATTTGCAAGTTTAATGCCAGTTGCATAAGCCAAAGCCCTCCCGTGTGTTGTATGCACGGTATTACAATCAATATAAGAGCTCATACGCCCACTACAACCAATTCCACTCACCACACAAATGTCTTTTTTATCCCAACCATTTGCGTCAATTGCCCCAATAATGGCTTTCAAAATGACGCCATCACCACATCCCCAACACCATAAAGTAGGCAATTTATCTGTGCGTAAATATGCATTATAATCTACAGCCATTATTGTCTCCTTGAAATAATTTGCTTAATTCTCTGTGTCATTACATCTGGATCGATAGGACGCCCATCGGCTTGACCCAAAAACTCTACTTTTTCTTGCAAAACACCCTCAATCTCATAAAGATATTGCCCTTGATTCAATTCGATCACAATGACACATTTTGCTTTTCCCAACAACTCTTGAAGTTTGTTGGGGGCAAGGGGATAAAGAAGCTTTGGAGAAAGGATCCCAATTTTTATCCCCTCATTTCTTAGAGCATTCACTGCTTCAACTGCCGAAAGATAGACAGAGCCATAAGCTACAATCATTATTTCTGCATCATCAGCTTCATAACCCACAAATTCACTCAAATCTTCTGCACGCGTTTTGATCTTGCCACACAAACGATCAATCAATGCTTGAGCCAACTCCCTATCTTCGCTAGGGAAGCCGCCTTTGCCGTGATGAAGTCCTGTGACATGATAATAATATCCACCAAAAAAAGGATTGAGGACTGCGGGGGTATTCTCGGCAACGCCATAAGGAAAATACTCCTTTGGATCTCCTTCAAAAACTTTGCGTTTGGATATTTTCAACTCATTGATTTCGGGTAAAAAAACCTTACCATACATATGTCCAATGCTTTCATCAAGCAACAAAAACACTGGAGTCATCAATTCTTCAGCAAGATTAAATGCCTTGATTGTTTGCATATAAACTTCTTCCAATGTAGAAGGAGCCACAACAACAGCTTGAAAATCCCCGTGTGTTGGATGCTTCACAAACTCCACATCACCTTGAGAAACCCTTGTGGGTAGTCCCGTTGATGGACCACCACGCATAACATCTACAATCACCAAAGGAGTTTCTGTCATAAACGCATAGCCAATCTGCTCGGCTTTCAGAGAGATGCCCGGTCCTGAACTTGCAGTCATTGCTTTTGCGCCACTCATTGAAGCACCCAAAGCCACACAAATCCCACTAATCTCATCTTCCATCTGGATAAAAGTTCCATTGATTTTTGGAAGCCTTACACTCATTTCGTGCGCTATTTCACTTGATGGGGTGATAGGATACCCTCCAAAAAAATTACAACCACAATCAATCGCAGCTAATGCCACCAATTCATTTCCATTGATAATCAACTCTCTCATTCACATCCTCCAAATTCAGCCGGAAGCATAAAGTGGTTTGCTTTGATTTTTTTGCCTCTTTCTTGTGCCTCGTGGCTACTTTTGGCAAATTTGTATTCTCCTTTATCTGCTACAAAAATTGCAAAATCCGGGCAATGTGTTTCACACTCACGACAACCAATGCAACTATCTTTGAAAGAAACCTCAGCAACCTTGCCTAAGATTTTTTTAGAATCCAAACGCATCGACAAAACACCAACTGGACAAACCGATGCACAAATATCACACCCCTTGCACCTTTCTTCTATCACCCATACAGGCACATCTTTCATACGCCCTCCTTAACAAAGCTTCTAAACTCGAGATTATATTAACTAAAAGCCTAACATTACCATTTTATTTTTGAAAATTTTTCAAATGCTCTTGATAGCTCGTAGAAAAACTATGTTTCCCCTCTTTGTTTCTCACAAAATAGAGATATGGGACATCAGCAGGTTTCAATGCAGCCCTGATAGATTCTACACTAACACTACCGCTAGGACACGCAGAGATACCTTTGTGTTTATAGGTATTATAAGGGCTTTGATCTTCGCGAATGCGTTGTGGGGTAACTTTACTATGAGAATACTTCCCATAATTCAAACTTCCATCCATTTGCAAAGCCATACCCCTAGCAATCCGATTGTCAATGACAGCAGAAATCAAAGGCATTTCATCAATACCTGCAGATTCTTTTTGGATAATTGAAGCCTTGCTCAATGTTTTTTTCCACTGCAAACTATCAATAGACAAACCAAAATCCCTAGCTATTGTGATGTATTGCTTTTGAGAGTATGAGAGCAAGTGCTCAAGCAAATCTTTGGCACCAATGCCATAAGGGACCCTATAAGTCTGTGGAATGAAATTGCCCTCTTCACACTCCACCATACCCACATACTCTCTCCACAAAGTTTCTTTGGGTATTTGAAGCACGCGTGCAATTTCTTCAAAAAAGAAATAAGTCGTTTCTCCGGGGATCAATGTAATGCTAACAAGTGCGGATTTGGAACGCGTGATTTTATAGAGCAAATCAGCCTTTTTGATTTGTGTCTCACCCAAATCAATCCATCCCATTTGCGGATGCCCCAAAAAACGCAAAAACCAAGAATCCAAACGATTGGTATCAATTTGTATGCTACCCAAATATGCTATAATGGATTTAATTGAGCCATTGGGAACGACAATCAGTTTTGGCACAGAAATCACTAAATTACAATAAAAAAGAATACAAATGCATAAACCAAAAAAGAAATCAAACAAAATCCTTATCACATTGAGTGTTCTGGGGGGATTCATTGCTATAGCCCTCTTATACTTTTTCTTTTTGCTCTCTTCT
This window contains:
- a CDS encoding 2-oxoglutarate synthase subunit alpha, translating into MRELIINGNELVALAAIDCGCNFFGGYPITPSSEIAHEMSVRLPKINGTFIQMEDEISGICVALGASMSGAKAMTASSGPGISLKAEQIGYAFMTETPLVIVDVMRGGPSTGLPTRVSQGDVEFVKHPTHGDFQAVVVAPSTLEEVYMQTIKAFNLAEELMTPVFLLLDESIGHMYGKVFLPEINELKISKRKVFEGDPKEYFPYGVAENTPAVLNPFFGGYYYHVTGLHHGKGGFPSEDRELAQALIDRLCGKIKTRAEDLSEFVGYEADDAEIMIVAYGSVYLSAVEAVNALRNEGIKIGILSPKLLYPLAPNKLQELLGKAKCVIVIELNQGQYLYEIEGVLQEKVEFLGQADGRPIDPDVMTQRIKQIISRRQ
- a CDS encoding 2-oxoglutarate ferredoxin oxidoreductase subunit beta — translated: MAVDYNAYLRTDKLPTLWCWGCGDGVILKAIIGAIDANGWDKKDICVVSGIGCSGRMSSYIDCNTVHTTHGRALAYATGIKLANPDKKVIVVCGDGDALAIGGNHTIHACRRNIDLNLVLVNNFIYGLTNSQTSPTTPQGFWTVTAQYGNIDPNFDACSLAQSAGATFVARESVLEPKKMQKTLSQSFAHKGFSFVEVFSNCHINLGRKNKMGEAVDCLKWIDSLSIPKAKFEMLSDEEKVGKFPSGILYQREAQEYCEAYEQVRLMARGEKK
- a CDS encoding 2-oxoacid:acceptor oxidoreductase family protein, with the translated sequence MRKQLRFSGVGGQGVLLAGEILAEAKMCNGGYAIKAASYTSQVRGGPTKVDILLDEEPIFYPYATEGSIDFMLSTAQVSYNQFKTGIKKGGIIVVDSNLVTPSQEDKSHFKIIEIPIISIAKNEIGNVVTQSVVALGVSVELSNAIERDVVFEVMKSKVPKKVLDLNIKAFEIGEQYARQFL
- a CDS encoding 4Fe-4S binding protein, with protein sequence MKDVPVWVIEERCKGCDICASVCPVGVLSMRLDSKKILGKVAEVSFKDSCIGCRECETHCPDFAIFVADKGEYKFAKSSHEAQERGKKIKANHFMLPAEFGGCE
- a CDS encoding endolytic transglycosylase MltG produces the protein MPKLIVVPNGSIKSIIAYLGSIQIDTNRLDSWFLRFLGHPQMGWIDLGETQIKKADLLYKITRSKSALVSITLIPGETTYFFFEEIARVLQIPKETLWREYVGMVECEEGNFIPQTYRVPYGIGAKDLLEHLLSYSQKQYITIARDFGLSIDSLQWKKTLSKASIIQKESAGIDEMPLISAVIDNRIARGMALQMDGSLNYGKYSHSKVTPQRIREDQSPYNTYKHKGISACPSGSVSVESIRAALKPADVPYLYFVRNKEGKHSFSTSYQEHLKNFQK